ACCGGTGCATCGTCGAGTTGTGGGATGACGCGATCCGCGCGGCGAACCGGGATGAGGGTGCGTCGGTGCTGGTGGAGCGGTCGGTGCGCCTCGAAGTGGCGTCCGCGCTGCGGATCACCGAGCACGCCGCCGGACGATTGATGGGCATCGGACGGGCGTTGGTGTACCGGTATCCGCAGGTGTGGGAGGCGATGAGCCGAGCCGCGATCACCGACACGCACGCGACGACCATCGTCGACGGACTCGACGAGCTCGAGATCGTCCGGGATGATCTCGTCGGTGAGGTGCTGACGCTGGCGGAGGAGATGCCGACGGGACCGTTCCGACGTGCGGTGAAACGCATCGTGGACCGGGAACGAGAAGCGACCATTGCCGAGCGTCACGCGGATGCCGTCGCCCACCGGCACGTGCGCGTCGAGCCGGGCGTCGACGGGATGGCGTGGCTCACCGCGCACCTGCCCGCAGTCGAAGCGCACGCGATCCTCGGCAGGCTCACGGCCATCGCGAAAACCCTCGACAAGGCAGACGACGAACGCACCCTCGATCAAAAACGCGCCGACGTGTTCGGCGATCTCCTCATCGACGGGGAAACCACCTATCTCCCTGACTCCGCTCGCGGAATCCGCCCGACCGTCGCGATCACG
This DNA window, taken from Microbacterium sp. MM2322, encodes the following:
- a CDS encoding DUF222 domain-containing protein; the protein is MSSSAAHLDEVPEGIPTTLDWVVMSADMATVHAAQRYRCIVELWDDAIRAANRDEGASVLVERSVRLEVASALRITEHAAGRLMGIGRALVYRYPQVWEAMSRAAITDTHATTIVDGLDELEIVRDDLVGEVLTLAEEMPTGPFRRAVKRIVDREREATIAERHADAVAHRHVRVEPGVDGMAWLTAHLPAVEAHAILGRLTAIAKTLDKADDERTLDQKRADVFGDLLIDGETTYLPDSARGIRPTVAITVPALTLLTGEGPTAQVDGVGPIPLDRARELCGAASGWMRVLTHPETGVVLSVGREQYRPPADLRRLVAWRAARCMAPGCGIPADRCDIDWHHGGHTDATNLAPLCRGHHTLKHHTDWRVRAKPGGALEWTSPAGRVYLVQPERRIPQFTTDPPPF